The following proteins are encoded in a genomic region of Reichenbachiella sp.:
- a CDS encoding YpdA family putative bacillithiol disulfide reductase: MSHVLDVIIIGAGPIGLACGIEAKKNNLDYQILEKGCLVNSLYNYPMNMTFFSTSDKLEIGEVPFISHNNKPTRAEALEYYRRVTTSWDLKVNLYEGVKEVKRSQFFEIISNKATYVTKNLIIATGFYDLPFLLNVPGESLPKVKHYYDEPHPYFGQKVIVVGAANSAVDVALETYRKGAEVTMVVREPEINPRVKYWVRPDIENRIKESSITAYFNSSITEIRETEVDINTPNGSETLTNDFVLAMTGYQPNFTFLKSLGIKIGKDDMQTPEHNPETMETNIEGIYLAGVICGGLQTNKWFIENSRVHAEVILERISKKGNV, encoded by the coding sequence ATGAGCCATGTTTTAGATGTAATTATTATAGGTGCCGGGCCAATTGGTCTGGCTTGTGGTATTGAAGCCAAGAAAAACAATCTCGATTATCAAATTTTGGAGAAAGGTTGTTTGGTCAACTCGTTATACAACTATCCAATGAACATGACGTTCTTCTCGACGTCAGATAAATTAGAAATTGGGGAAGTCCCATTCATCTCTCACAACAACAAACCAACAAGAGCTGAGGCACTTGAATATTATAGAAGAGTGACCACTTCATGGGATTTGAAAGTGAATTTGTATGAAGGAGTAAAAGAGGTAAAAAGAAGCCAGTTCTTTGAAATCATATCTAACAAAGCGACTTACGTTACAAAGAACCTAATTATAGCCACTGGATTTTACGATTTGCCATTTTTACTAAATGTACCTGGTGAGAGTCTACCAAAAGTAAAACACTACTACGACGAACCTCATCCCTACTTTGGTCAAAAAGTGATTGTGGTGGGCGCAGCCAATTCTGCTGTAGATGTCGCTCTGGAAACTTATCGAAAAGGTGCTGAAGTCACTATGGTGGTTCGAGAACCAGAAATCAATCCCAGAGTGAAATACTGGGTGAGACCTGACATTGAAAATAGAATTAAAGAATCCTCTATTACCGCTTATTTCAACTCCTCAATTACTGAAATAAGAGAAACCGAAGTAGACATCAATACACCAAATGGCTCTGAAACGTTAACCAACGATTTTGTCTTGGCTATGACAGGCTATCAGCCCAATTTCACTTTTTTGAAATCATTAGGAATAAAAATTGGCAAAGACGATATGCAAACACCAGAGCATAATCCTGAAACCATGGAAACTAACATCGAAGGCATTTACTTAGCTGGAGTGATTTGCGGTGGCCTTCAGACTAATAAATGGTTTATCGAAAATTCAAGGGTACATGCCGAGGTGATACTAGAAAGAATATCTAAAAAAGGTAATGTCTGA
- a CDS encoding DUF3179 domain-containing (seleno)protein, giving the protein MMNKIYVFLVLIFSFFSCQEDEPSITSDLILVQGVINDDFAGEPVAIYADGINQTLVAFSRDHSEYNEPLTLSMSPDLAPAVLQDQFGNNYDINGKSLGAEFGNNLDLKKVNFLVGYWFIFPAFFENITQFNGQVSSNSLVSPSEGWLVSTDFIFVGSSRDGIPSIDDPTFIPLSGKEFVDDPFYSSLGQHDLVTVLTIGNTSHVYPHKILEYHEIVNDQIEGQNIALSYCPLTGTSRAWKSEVKNDFSEFGVSGLLYNNNLILYDRSTESYWSQILEKSIYGDCLAEEISPIQLYESTFNSVKRLQGDVQLLSTNTGFNYLYNQSIYDDYRISERVSFPISNQDNSLKPKERVLGIIKGKQVKIYAFDNFKDL; this is encoded by the coding sequence ATGATGAATAAGATTTATGTTTTCTTGGTTTTAATATTTTCCTTTTTCTCCTGTCAAGAGGATGAACCCTCTATCACATCTGACCTAATTCTTGTCCAAGGGGTAATTAATGATGATTTTGCAGGTGAGCCAGTAGCTATTTATGCGGATGGTATAAATCAGACACTTGTAGCATTCAGTCGCGATCATTCTGAATACAACGAGCCTCTAACTCTTAGTATGTCACCCGATCTTGCACCGGCTGTTCTTCAAGATCAATTTGGCAACAATTATGATATCAATGGTAAATCACTAGGTGCTGAATTCGGAAATAATCTTGACCTCAAAAAAGTCAATTTTTTGGTTGGCTATTGGTTTATCTTCCCTGCGTTTTTTGAAAATATTACCCAGTTCAATGGGCAAGTCAGTAGTAATTCTTTAGTATCACCTTCGGAGGGTTGGTTGGTTAGCACAGACTTTATATTTGTCGGAAGCTCGAGAGATGGCATTCCCTCAATCGACGACCCAACCTTTATTCCGCTTTCAGGAAAAGAGTTTGTTGACGATCCATTTTATAGTTCACTAGGACAACACGACCTTGTGACTGTTCTGACGATTGGTAATACCAGTCATGTCTATCCTCACAAAATACTTGAATACCATGAAATCGTTAATGATCAAATTGAAGGGCAAAATATTGCATTGAGTTATTGTCCTTTGACCGGCACATCTAGAGCCTGGAAAAGTGAAGTAAAAAATGACTTTTCTGAATTTGGAGTTTCAGGACTTCTTTATAATAATAATCTCATTTTATACGATCGATCAACGGAGAGTTATTGGTCTCAAATTTTAGAAAAGTCCATATATGGGGACTGTTTGGCAGAAGAAATCAGTCCAATCCAATTGTATGAGTCCACCTTCAATAGTGTAAAACGACTTCAAGGAGATGTACAGCTTTTAAGTACTAATACCGGATTTAATTATTTATATAATCAGTCTATATATGACGATTATCGGATCTCAGAACGCGTTTCTTTTCCGATATCCAACCAAGACAATAGTCTCAAACCAAAAGAAAGGGTATTAGGTATTATTAAAGGTAAGCAAGTTAAAATCTACGCTTTTGATAATTTTAAAGATCTCTGA
- a CDS encoding alanine/glycine:cation symporter family protein: MLDLLKSLENFFNVAVGYVWGMPLLILLLGGGLFFTLYTRFLPFRYFKHGIDVLRGKYDSEEEKGEISHFQALSGHLAATVGMGNISGVALAIVAGGPGAIFWMWVSALLGITTKFFTCTLAVMYRGKDSQGDLQGGPMYVIREGMPKAWKPLAAFFCIAGLFGATPIFQANQIVQVTKDVILRPMGWMGTNELMVNVGIGLVITFFTALVIFGGLKRIADVASKLVPAMVIVYGLSVLLIMLINARSVVENFFLIFEDAFTANAVLGGAVGAVIIEGAKRAAFSNEAGIGTAPMMHGAAKTNEPIREGLVAMLGPVVDTLVVCTMTGLCILSTGVWQSGGSDGISLTAQAFESSIPLVGHYILFVPVLIFAFTTVFGMAYYGKKCFSYLFGAEHGHLFNYWYVAIIVIGSVWSLNGVVNLIFVMYGLMAVPTMVSAIYLSPKVLAEAKRYFRDL, from the coding sequence ATGCTCGATCTATTAAAGTCCTTAGAGAATTTTTTCAACGTCGCAGTAGGATACGTCTGGGGTATGCCGTTGCTGATATTGCTATTGGGAGGAGGTTTATTTTTTACCTTATATACTCGATTTCTTCCGTTTAGGTATTTCAAACATGGTATAGATGTCCTTCGAGGCAAGTATGATAGTGAAGAGGAAAAGGGAGAAATAAGTCATTTTCAGGCCTTGTCGGGTCACCTAGCAGCAACAGTTGGCATGGGAAATATCAGTGGTGTTGCCCTAGCTATAGTAGCTGGGGGGCCAGGAGCTATTTTTTGGATGTGGGTAAGCGCTCTTCTAGGTATAACAACTAAATTTTTCACTTGTACACTGGCAGTCATGTACAGAGGAAAAGATAGTCAAGGCGATCTTCAGGGTGGACCGATGTACGTGATCAGAGAAGGTATGCCTAAAGCCTGGAAGCCATTGGCAGCGTTCTTTTGTATTGCTGGTTTGTTTGGTGCCACACCTATTTTTCAGGCCAATCAGATTGTGCAGGTCACCAAAGATGTGATCCTCAGACCTATGGGATGGATGGGTACAAACGAATTGATGGTAAATGTCGGAATAGGATTGGTTATTACATTCTTTACCGCACTGGTCATATTCGGCGGGCTCAAGAGAATAGCAGATGTAGCGTCTAAATTGGTGCCGGCCATGGTGATCGTCTATGGTCTGAGTGTGCTGTTGATCATGCTGATAAACGCCAGGTCAGTAGTAGAAAATTTCTTTTTAATTTTTGAGGATGCCTTTACGGCCAATGCAGTACTGGGAGGTGCGGTTGGTGCAGTAATTATTGAAGGAGCCAAAAGAGCTGCTTTTTCTAACGAAGCTGGAATAGGTACGGCACCTATGATGCACGGCGCAGCAAAAACTAATGAGCCAATACGTGAGGGTTTAGTGGCCATGTTGGGGCCTGTAGTAGACACGCTAGTTGTCTGTACCATGACAGGCTTGTGTATACTCTCTACGGGTGTATGGCAATCCGGAGGTAGCGATGGTATTTCTTTGACTGCTCAGGCTTTCGAAAGTTCTATCCCTTTGGTAGGTCATTACATACTTTTCGTACCAGTATTGATCTTTGCCTTTACTACTGTATTTGGAATGGCTTATTATGGAAAGAAATGTTTCTCCTACTTATTTGGTGCAGAACATGGCCATTTATTCAACTATTGGTATGTGGCCATCATTGTAATTGGCTCTGTCTGGTCTTTGAATGGTGTAGTAAATCTGATCTTCGTGATGTATGGCCTAATGGCCGTTCCAACCATGGTATCAGCGATTTATCTTTCCCCAAAGGTTTTAGCAGAGGCAAAAAGGTATTTCAGAGATCTTTAA
- a CDS encoding arylesterase, which translates to MNRSIILIGLYLLMACQPESQKEQSNTTSAEKSEAVKSEQQKKTILFFGNSITAGYQLDLSEAFPALIQERLDSLGLNYRTVNAGLSGETTASGNSRVDWVLKNPVDIFVLELGANDGLRGIGVAEARKNLESIIEKVKTKYPECKILLAGMMVPPNMGQDYSDNFQKIYTDLAEKYGIPLIPFLLEGVAGNSELNLEDGIHPTPDGHEILAENVWKHLAPML; encoded by the coding sequence ATGAATAGGTCAATCATACTCATTGGATTGTACTTGCTTATGGCGTGTCAGCCAGAAAGTCAAAAGGAACAATCAAATACGACGTCTGCTGAGAAATCAGAAGCTGTAAAATCAGAGCAACAAAAGAAAACTATCCTCTTTTTTGGCAATAGTATCACGGCAGGGTATCAACTAGATTTGTCAGAGGCATTTCCTGCGCTAATTCAAGAAAGATTGGATTCTTTAGGGCTGAATTACCGAACGGTAAATGCTGGCTTAAGTGGAGAAACTACTGCCAGCGGTAATTCGAGGGTTGATTGGGTGCTGAAGAACCCGGTTGATATTTTTGTCTTAGAACTAGGAGCCAATGATGGATTGAGAGGCATAGGTGTAGCAGAAGCCAGAAAGAATCTGGAGTCTATCATAGAAAAGGTGAAAACCAAATATCCTGAGTGCAAAATATTGTTAGCTGGCATGATGGTTCCACCAAATATGGGACAGGACTATTCTGATAATTTTCAAAAAATATATACTGACCTAGCAGAAAAGTATGGTATCCCATTAATTCCCTTCTTACTGGAAGGAGTAGCTGGTAATTCAGAATTGAATCTTGAAGACGGCATTCATCCCACACCTGATGGACATGAAATTCTAGCTGAAAATGTTTGGAAGCACCTAGCTCCTATGCTCTAA
- a CDS encoding YciI family protein, producing MKILTSLLFLLFVSQISFSQAPREFEYQDGDTTYIMKQYFMGFLMRVPDKPELDSAKVMEIQLAHQNYMSENAKTGTLLVAGPFGDDGDMRGIVIYDVATKAEADSIISNDPAVKAGRLAIDVKLWWAAKGSVLK from the coding sequence ATGAAAATACTTACATCACTACTCTTCCTATTATTTGTCTCACAAATCAGCTTCAGTCAGGCACCTCGAGAATTTGAATATCAAGACGGAGATACCACATATATCATGAAGCAATATTTTATGGGGTTCTTGATGAGAGTTCCCGATAAACCAGAACTGGATTCTGCAAAAGTGATGGAGATTCAACTTGCCCATCAGAATTACATGAGTGAAAATGCAAAAACAGGCACATTACTGGTTGCAGGTCCATTTGGTGATGACGGAGATATGAGAGGGATCGTCATCTACGATGTGGCTACTAAAGCCGAAGCGGATAGCATCATAAGTAATGATCCAGCTGTGAAAGCCGGTCGACTGGCTATTGACGTAAAACTCTGGTGGGCGGCGAAAGGAAGCGTGTTGAAGTAG
- the panD gene encoding aspartate 1-decarboxylase, producing the protein MRWIMRSKIHKAVVTEANLNYVGSITIDKDLIDLVGLRKGEKVQIVSNTSGSRLETYVIEGPRGSGAICMNGAAAHLIKEGEEIIIMGYELTDQEIKPQTILVDENNKFVQWLEESYELNRDMNFN; encoded by the coding sequence ATGAGATGGATCATGAGATCGAAGATTCACAAAGCGGTAGTAACCGAAGCGAATCTCAACTATGTGGGCAGTATCACTATCGACAAAGACCTTATCGATTTGGTAGGTTTGAGAAAAGGTGAAAAAGTACAAATTGTGAGCAATACTTCCGGATCACGTTTGGAGACTTACGTTATCGAAGGCCCTAGAGGCTCAGGAGCTATATGCATGAATGGAGCTGCAGCTCATTTGATCAAAGAGGGTGAAGAAATAATCATCATGGGTTATGAATTGACCGATCAAGAAATCAAACCACAAACGATCTTAGTGGACGAGAACAACAAATTTGTACAGTGGCTGGAAGAGTCCTACGAGCTCAACCGCGACATGAATTTTAATTAA
- a CDS encoding ABC transporter ATP-binding protein, translated as MSTILKVEGLSKTYQSGSKSLQVLHDISFSIQAGESLAIVGPSGSGKTTLLGLAAGLDQSDKGSVTIDQIKLNSLSEDERAQVRNEHVGFIFQNFQLIPTLSALENVMVPLELRGDKSASTIAHDLLAQVGLAERADHYPSQLSGGEQQRVAIARAFSNEPKILFADEPTGNLDEETGQKIEDLLFTLNREKGTALVLVTHDAELAEKTDHVIHLKGGKMIETTLKASIAS; from the coding sequence ATGTCTACAATTCTTAAAGTCGAAGGACTTTCTAAAACTTACCAAAGCGGTTCCAAATCGCTGCAAGTGCTGCATGATATTAGCTTCTCCATACAGGCGGGAGAATCACTAGCCATCGTAGGTCCCTCCGGAAGTGGTAAAACCACCTTATTAGGACTGGCTGCCGGACTAGACCAATCTGACAAAGGCTCGGTAACCATAGACCAAATTAAACTGAACAGTCTAAGCGAAGATGAACGAGCACAAGTACGCAATGAGCATGTCGGTTTTATTTTTCAAAATTTTCAGTTGATCCCTACGTTATCTGCACTTGAAAATGTGATGGTACCCTTAGAATTGCGCGGAGACAAAAGTGCGTCTACTATTGCCCACGATTTGCTGGCTCAAGTTGGGCTTGCTGAGAGAGCTGACCACTATCCCTCCCAATTATCCGGAGGTGAGCAACAGAGAGTAGCTATTGCCAGAGCATTTTCTAACGAACCCAAAATACTTTTCGCCGATGAGCCCACTGGCAACCTAGATGAAGAAACTGGACAGAAGATCGAAGACCTGCTTTTCACACTCAATCGCGAAAAAGGTACTGCACTAGTACTTGTGACTCATGATGCAGAATTAGCAGAGAAAACTGATCATGTCATTCACCTTAAAGGTGGAAAAATGATAGAAACCACATTGAAAGCTTCTATTGCAAGCTGA